In Musa acuminata AAA Group cultivar baxijiao chromosome BXJ3-9, Cavendish_Baxijiao_AAA, whole genome shotgun sequence, a single genomic region encodes these proteins:
- the LOC135649796 gene encoding probable WRKY transcription factor 4 isoform X1, whose product MTEEKASSADEGAGRASVDLGVPVAEEKATSDGGDLGRTAVDLEASMSDEKASSASEKAGREAGGTSTLPSSDAEEHLPADRGAGPEAAAEGGALDAAPPTPNTGGRSFSQLLAGAMASPTGSPHPAPIVTVPVVAVPCFLTPAALIESQGFAGQFAMTHQAVLATVTAQAQMQLQAVCSSSSPKPIADSFPQPMLSTASPIPLQQMPPPTPELNKTSGDVYNWRKYGQKQVKSSENARSYYRCTDSNCSAKKKVERCPDGTIIEVIYRGKHNHDPPHKHRYTKDRGSQSGGPPLENDGLEHPSIGHKESDPSSCKIEQKSSNETPKQQLYCSSDCLLDVGTKSEEDIVDEPDPKRRLCENSKSSSAPVLKTIREYIVQTEIDARHLTDGYRWRKYGQKFVKGNRNPRSYYRCTHSGCPVRKHVERVPHDAKALLITYEGEHNHEQPSSKYASETLATTAKSNIAAGVASEQLGISGVQSVKKLSDKSHPNNVLKKVVSDPELELGGDRALESAQTLLSIGCSPTSAEGTAASNSECMKSPIFKENPAVVSVQNT is encoded by the exons ATGACGGAGGAGAAGGCGAGCTCGGCCGACGAGGGCGCAGGCCGAGCGTCTGTCGATCTCGGAGTTCCCGTGGCGGAGGAGAAGGCGACCTCAGACGGCGGGGACTTGGGAAGGACGGCAGTCGATCTTGAAGCTTCCATGTCAGACGAGAAGGCGAGCTCTGCCAGCGAGAAGGCCGGAAGGGAAGCGGGCGGTACGTCGACCCTGCCATCCTCCGACGCGGAGGAGCATCTGCCCGCCGATCGCGGCGCCGGTCCTGAGGCTGCAGCGGAGGGCGGTGCCCTCGACGCCGCGCCACCAACGCCGAACACCGGCGGCCGGTCTTTCTCGCAGCTATTGGCTGGCGCCATGGCCTCGCCGACGGGGAGCCCCCACCCGGCGCCGATCGTGACCGTCCCTGTGGTTGCCGTTCCGTGCTTCTTGACTCCGGCCGCGTTGATCGAGTCGCAGGGGTTCGCG GGGCAGTTCGCGATGACTCATCAAGCAGTATTGGCAACTGTCACAGCCCAAGCACAGATGCAACTGCAAGCTGTATGCTCTTCTTCTTCACCAAAACCAATCGCAGATTCGTTTCCACAGCCTATGCTATCTACAGCCAGCCCCATACCATTGCAACAAATGCCACCTCCAACACCTGAGTTAAAT AAAACTTCAGGTGATGTTTATAACTGGCGGAAATATGGGCAGAAGCAAGTGAAGAGCAGCGAGAATGCACGAAGCTACTATAGATGCACAGATTCCAATTGTTCAGCTAAGAAAAAAGTTGAACGTTGTCCTGATGGCACAATTATTGAAGTAATCTACAGAGGTAAACACAACCACGATCCACCTCACAAGCATAGGTACACAAAGGATAGAGGATCTCAGTCTGGTGGACCCCCTTTAGAGAATGATGGTTTAGAACATCCGAGCATCGGACATAAAGAATCAGATCCTTCATCATGTAAGATTGAACAGAAATCTAGCAATGAAACTCCTAAACAACAGCTGTATTGCTCAAGTGATTGTTTGTTGGACGTTGGGACCAAGAGTGAAGAGGATATAGTTGATGAACCAGATCCAAAGCGAAG GCTTTGTGAAAACTCAAAAAGTTCTTCAGCACCAGTTCTTAAAACAATTAGGGAATATATTGTACAGACTGAAATTGATGCAAGACATTTGACTGATGGTTATAGATGGCGCAAATATGGACAAAAATTTGTCAAGGGAAATCGTAATCCAAG GAGCTACTATAGATGCACCCATAGTGGGTGCCCTGTTCGTAAGCATGTTGAGAGAGTACCACATGATGCAAAAGCTCTTCTTATCACATATGAGGGCGAGCACAATCATGAACAGCCATCCTCAAAATATGCTAGTGAAACACTGGCTACCACCGCTAAAAGTAACATTGCAGCAGGGGTGGCTAGTGAACAGCTTGGTATCTCAGGTGTGCAGTCAGTCAAAAAATTGTCAGACAAATCACATCCAAATAACGTATTAAAGAAAGTAGTTAGTGATCCGGAATTGGAACTCGGAGGTGATCGAGCACTAGAATCTGCTCAAACTCTTCTAAGCATTGGATGCAGCCCAACTTCTGCGGAGGGCACTGCCGCAAGTAACTCCGAGTGCATGAAGAGTCCCATTTTCAAAGAAAATCCAGCTGTAGTGTCGGTGCAGAACACTTAA
- the LOC135649796 gene encoding probable WRKY transcription factor 32 isoform X2, whose amino-acid sequence MTEEKASSADEGAGRASVDLGVPVAEEKATSDGGDLGRTAVDLEASMSDEKASSASEKAGREAGGTSTLPSSDAEEHLPADRGAGPEAAAEGGALDAAPPTPNTGGRSFSQLLAGAMASPTGSPHPAPIVTVPVVAVPCFLTPAALIESQGFAGQFAMTHQAVLATVTAQAQMQLQAKTSGDVYNWRKYGQKQVKSSENARSYYRCTDSNCSAKKKVERCPDGTIIEVIYRGKHNHDPPHKHRYTKDRGSQSGGPPLENDGLEHPSIGHKESDPSSCKIEQKSSNETPKQQLYCSSDCLLDVGTKSEEDIVDEPDPKRRLCENSKSSSAPVLKTIREYIVQTEIDARHLTDGYRWRKYGQKFVKGNRNPRSYYRCTHSGCPVRKHVERVPHDAKALLITYEGEHNHEQPSSKYASETLATTAKSNIAAGVASEQLGISGVQSVKKLSDKSHPNNVLKKVVSDPELELGGDRALESAQTLLSIGCSPTSAEGTAASNSECMKSPIFKENPAVVSVQNT is encoded by the exons ATGACGGAGGAGAAGGCGAGCTCGGCCGACGAGGGCGCAGGCCGAGCGTCTGTCGATCTCGGAGTTCCCGTGGCGGAGGAGAAGGCGACCTCAGACGGCGGGGACTTGGGAAGGACGGCAGTCGATCTTGAAGCTTCCATGTCAGACGAGAAGGCGAGCTCTGCCAGCGAGAAGGCCGGAAGGGAAGCGGGCGGTACGTCGACCCTGCCATCCTCCGACGCGGAGGAGCATCTGCCCGCCGATCGCGGCGCCGGTCCTGAGGCTGCAGCGGAGGGCGGTGCCCTCGACGCCGCGCCACCAACGCCGAACACCGGCGGCCGGTCTTTCTCGCAGCTATTGGCTGGCGCCATGGCCTCGCCGACGGGGAGCCCCCACCCGGCGCCGATCGTGACCGTCCCTGTGGTTGCCGTTCCGTGCTTCTTGACTCCGGCCGCGTTGATCGAGTCGCAGGGGTTCGCG GGGCAGTTCGCGATGACTCATCAAGCAGTATTGGCAACTGTCACAGCCCAAGCACAGATGCAACTGCAAGCT AAAACTTCAGGTGATGTTTATAACTGGCGGAAATATGGGCAGAAGCAAGTGAAGAGCAGCGAGAATGCACGAAGCTACTATAGATGCACAGATTCCAATTGTTCAGCTAAGAAAAAAGTTGAACGTTGTCCTGATGGCACAATTATTGAAGTAATCTACAGAGGTAAACACAACCACGATCCACCTCACAAGCATAGGTACACAAAGGATAGAGGATCTCAGTCTGGTGGACCCCCTTTAGAGAATGATGGTTTAGAACATCCGAGCATCGGACATAAAGAATCAGATCCTTCATCATGTAAGATTGAACAGAAATCTAGCAATGAAACTCCTAAACAACAGCTGTATTGCTCAAGTGATTGTTTGTTGGACGTTGGGACCAAGAGTGAAGAGGATATAGTTGATGAACCAGATCCAAAGCGAAG GCTTTGTGAAAACTCAAAAAGTTCTTCAGCACCAGTTCTTAAAACAATTAGGGAATATATTGTACAGACTGAAATTGATGCAAGACATTTGACTGATGGTTATAGATGGCGCAAATATGGACAAAAATTTGTCAAGGGAAATCGTAATCCAAG GAGCTACTATAGATGCACCCATAGTGGGTGCCCTGTTCGTAAGCATGTTGAGAGAGTACCACATGATGCAAAAGCTCTTCTTATCACATATGAGGGCGAGCACAATCATGAACAGCCATCCTCAAAATATGCTAGTGAAACACTGGCTACCACCGCTAAAAGTAACATTGCAGCAGGGGTGGCTAGTGAACAGCTTGGTATCTCAGGTGTGCAGTCAGTCAAAAAATTGTCAGACAAATCACATCCAAATAACGTATTAAAGAAAGTAGTTAGTGATCCGGAATTGGAACTCGGAGGTGATCGAGCACTAGAATCTGCTCAAACTCTTCTAAGCATTGGATGCAGCCCAACTTCTGCGGAGGGCACTGCCGCAAGTAACTCCGAGTGCATGAAGAGTCCCATTTTCAAAGAAAATCCAGCTGTAGTGTCGGTGCAGAACACTTAA